The following are from one region of the Mesorhizobium sp. B2-8-5 genome:
- a CDS encoding BTAD domain-containing putative transcriptional regulator, translating into MRVSIHLLGRFAVSVDDRVVPAAEWRRDRAAALVKLLALRPGHRAHREQIMETFWPDADPDAAGASLRKAVHFARRALGSRDLIDVSNDIVALAPDVELAIDTESFETAAKAALRGDDSKAFAHAADLYGGRLLPDDLFVEWLDAPRAQLQQRYSDLLRAGNLWQRLIALDPADEQAQCALMQVALDAGNRVEAIRQFNQLRDNLHAELGVGPSAATIALYEKALALSGTETVSPVEQIRTSLAWGLVHLQSGEFDKASEIARRTRDLALGADLPREVGESSALLGIASMMQARWPQLFRSEFIEWVRAKPAFVQHVFDGHLCLSEFCLCSAKGHAEVAGLARELLTVAEEAGSSAGRGLACLLLGEASLFSGDLDGAEGFLAAAEQLLQEADAVAGRVLAIERLAEIALERGQRWRAGRLIRRGLADAERSWLSPHLIMRMQALAVRAASTPKMVAEEILAGDRLLIPGACQPCSMALRTASAIALAEAGDLEQVDRRLNDAERIAGMWQGGPWAAALWEARGVQRRAQNKEMRALAAFEEAAGRYEELGRPRDQARCLARMNPAG; encoded by the coding sequence ATGCGCGTTTCGATCCACCTCCTCGGCCGGTTCGCCGTCAGCGTCGATGACCGGGTGGTCCCGGCGGCCGAGTGGCGGCGCGACCGCGCCGCGGCTTTGGTCAAGCTGCTTGCCTTGCGGCCTGGACATCGCGCCCACCGCGAGCAGATCATGGAGACCTTCTGGCCAGACGCGGACCCCGACGCCGCCGGCGCCAGCCTGCGCAAGGCGGTCCATTTCGCACGCCGCGCGCTGGGCAGCCGCGACCTGATCGACGTGAGCAACGATATCGTGGCGCTCGCCCCGGATGTCGAACTGGCGATCGACACGGAGAGCTTCGAGACCGCCGCGAAGGCCGCCCTGCGAGGCGACGACAGCAAGGCCTTCGCACACGCCGCCGACCTCTACGGAGGCAGGCTCCTGCCCGACGATCTGTTCGTCGAATGGCTGGACGCCCCGCGCGCGCAACTGCAGCAGCGCTATAGCGACCTCCTGCGCGCCGGCAATCTCTGGCAGCGACTGATCGCGCTCGACCCGGCCGACGAGCAGGCGCAATGCGCGCTGATGCAGGTAGCACTCGATGCGGGCAACCGCGTGGAAGCGATCCGCCAATTCAATCAGCTTCGCGACAATCTGCATGCCGAACTCGGCGTCGGGCCGAGCGCCGCCACCATCGCGCTCTACGAGAAGGCCCTGGCGCTGTCCGGCACGGAGACCGTCAGCCCGGTGGAGCAGATACGCACGTCGCTCGCCTGGGGGCTGGTGCATCTGCAAAGCGGCGAATTCGACAAGGCAAGCGAAATCGCCCGGCGCACGCGTGACCTTGCACTCGGCGCCGACCTGCCGCGCGAGGTCGGCGAGTCCAGCGCCTTGCTGGGCATCGCATCGATGATGCAAGCCCGGTGGCCGCAACTGTTCCGGTCCGAATTCATCGAATGGGTCCGCGCCAAACCCGCCTTCGTTCAGCATGTGTTCGACGGTCATCTGTGCCTTTCCGAATTCTGTCTGTGCAGCGCGAAGGGCCATGCCGAGGTCGCCGGACTTGCGCGGGAATTGCTAACCGTGGCCGAAGAGGCCGGATCGAGCGCGGGCCGCGGTCTCGCTTGCCTCCTGCTTGGAGAGGCCTCGCTTTTCTCGGGCGATCTCGACGGCGCCGAAGGCTTCCTTGCTGCGGCGGAACAATTGCTTCAGGAAGCGGATGCCGTGGCAGGCCGCGTGCTTGCAATCGAGCGGCTGGCCGAGATCGCGCTGGAACGCGGCCAAAGGTGGCGAGCCGGCCGTCTCATCCGCCGCGGCCTGGCGGATGCGGAACGATCCTGGCTTTCCCCACACCTGATCATGCGCATGCAGGCATTGGCCGTACGCGCCGCCTCCACGCCCAAGATGGTAGCCGAGGAAATCCTCGCCGGCGACCGGCTGCTGATCCCCGGCGCCTGCCAGCCCTGTTCGATGGCGCTGCGCACCGCGTCGGCGATAGCCCTTGCAGAAGCCGGCGACCTGGAACAGGTCGATCGCCGCCTGAACGATGCCGAGCGCATCGCCGGCATGTGGCAAGGCGGCCCCTGGGCCGCGGCGCTCTGGGAGGCGCGCGGCGTGCAGCGGCGGGCGCAGAACAAGGAAATGCGCGCGCTGGCGGCCTTCGAGGAGGCGGCAGGCCGCTACGAGGAACTCGGGCGGCCACGCGACCAGGCCCGCTGCCTCGCACGAATGAACCCCGCCGGCTGA
- a CDS encoding pseudouridine synthase: MARRPDRRSATPKVSLARALSKLGFCSRTQAERFVAEGRVQVGGKTVRDALLRIDPDRDRITVDGERVVAERKVYLMLNKPRGLVTTRDDPEGRGTVYDCLEGLDLPFVSPVGRLDKASEGLLLMSNDTRWANGLLDPASHVAKTYHVQIAAVPEEAMLERFRQGAVVDGALLTASSIMLLRSGGRTAWLEIVLDEGRNRQIRRLLGAFDIEVLRLIRVAIGGLQLGELAKGKARHLTAEELAMLSA; this comes from the coding sequence GTGGCACGCCGACCCGACCGACGATCAGCAACCCCAAAGGTCAGCCTCGCCCGAGCGCTTTCCAAGCTTGGCTTCTGCTCGCGCACGCAGGCCGAGCGTTTCGTCGCCGAGGGGCGGGTACAGGTCGGCGGCAAGACGGTGCGCGATGCCTTGCTGCGCATCGATCCCGACCGCGACCGCATCACCGTCGACGGCGAGCGCGTCGTTGCCGAGCGCAAGGTCTATCTGATGCTCAACAAGCCGCGCGGGCTGGTCACGACCCGCGACGACCCCGAAGGCCGCGGCACCGTCTATGACTGCCTGGAAGGGCTCGACCTGCCCTTCGTGTCACCCGTTGGCCGCCTCGACAAGGCGAGCGAAGGGCTGCTTTTGATGAGCAACGACACGCGCTGGGCGAACGGTCTGCTCGACCCCGCCTCGCATGTCGCCAAGACCTATCACGTGCAGATCGCGGCCGTGCCCGAGGAAGCGATGCTGGAGCGCTTTCGCCAAGGGGCGGTCGTCGACGGCGCGTTGCTCACCGCAAGCTCGATCATGCTGTTGCGCAGCGGCGGGCGGACGGCGTGGCTGGAGATCGTGCTCGACGAGGGACGCAACCGGCAGATCCGCAGGCTGCTCGGCGCTTTCGACATCGAGGTGCTGCGGCTGATCAGGGTGGCGATCGGCGGATTGCAGCTCGGCGAGCTCGCCAAGGGCAAGGCGCGGCACCTCACGGCCGAAGAGTTGGCGATGCTTTCAGCGTAG
- a CDS encoding histidine phosphatase family protein: MSSAYPEIYLVRHGETEWSLSGRHTGRTDIPLTAKGEEAARGVADRLKGLTFQAVWSSPSQRAFDTCRLAGFGERAVKKPDLQEWDYGAYEGVTTKEILSKRPGWQLFRDGCPGGETAADVGARADTIIAGMRAVAGNVLIFSSSHFLRVFAARWVGLPPAGGEHFVLDTASLSILGYEHDLKEPVIRRWNQK, from the coding sequence ATGAGCAGTGCGTATCCCGAGATCTATCTTGTCCGTCATGGCGAGACCGAGTGGAGTCTCTCGGGCAGGCATACCGGCCGCACCGACATCCCCCTGACCGCGAAAGGCGAGGAGGCCGCGCGCGGCGTCGCCGACCGGCTCAAGGGCCTGACTTTCCAGGCCGTCTGGTCGAGCCCGTCGCAGCGCGCTTTCGACACCTGCCGCCTCGCTGGCTTCGGCGAGCGCGCGGTCAAGAAGCCGGACCTGCAGGAATGGGATTACGGCGCCTATGAAGGCGTGACTACCAAGGAGATATTGTCCAAGCGGCCCGGCTGGCAGTTGTTTCGCGACGGCTGCCCGGGCGGCGAGACGGCGGCCGATGTCGGCGCCCGCGCCGATACCATCATCGCCGGGATGCGCGCAGTTGCCGGTAATGTGCTCATCTTCTCCAGCTCGCATTTCCTGCGTGTGTTCGCGGCGCGCTGGGTCGGCCTGCCGCCGGCAGGCGGCGAGCACTTCGTGCTCGATACCGCCAGCCTCAGCATCCTGGGCTACGAGCACGACCTGAAAGAGCCCGTCATCCGGAGGTGGAACCAGAAGTAG